In Euphorbia lathyris chromosome 2, ddEupLath1.1, whole genome shotgun sequence, the sequence aggtgtcttagcaatcattgtttaggacaaacacttatcatttctagagattagaaatgagaggctgagtactcggttatagtactcagcgagagattaggattgagtagaggtatagaggaaggtactcttgttatactcagttgctaagattgtaaaaggtttgaggctctacctttaaagagctcagtagaggattcgaaatctcggaacttgttccggggacaggacgtaggcttagaagaagccgaacctggataaatctgctgagtaacgtatttcttaacttaaactccttatatatattgcttgcttaaataaccaaaaactgaccaagtaaagaggtcaagctgagttgtgcgcatcgaacatctgagctcaggaatagactttaagtgctatctcctgactcaagtcaagaaactgacctagtcaccagttgcctaagccagtatcttactgatcactcagcgccgctgttaaatcCTTTTCTCTTTAGAAAAGAATTCTGCCCTAAggtttaaaaagtttaaatagttcctaacccccccttggaactatacttgcaacgttataagggaccaacaattctGGATGTGGTAGTTTACATGAAGAACTATAAGTGTTACTCTACCTGAAGAATCAAAGGTCGACTTTGATTGGCAAATAATCTCCATAACTAGACCATGGATGTAGTAAAATATTTGTCTAAGTGTattaaaaatatgtttattattgtagaTGATGTTAGTTATCAGCCACTATCAAATGTATTGTTTTGCCTTTCCGTATCATTAGTTTTTTTGTATACTCTTACAGTTCTTGGTAATCATGGGATATTGTTCTTTGATTTATAGGATAAAATATAGTTTTATATACAACTAACAAGGGGATCataacatttttaattttaatttaattcccAAATTAGATGCATATCTTGCATTATTCTACATATAGGTTTGAAGCCTATGAAAACCTTtttagtataaatatatatcctTTTTagtataaacatatatattgaATTTTCATATGCTTTAGTTTTTGTCATTTGGAACTGTATTGCAACTGGGCATTTTGGTGTCtcaatcattaaaattattgagATCGATCAATCCGTCTCCAACTTTCATTTGATTTAGCATAATGTAATATAGTTCTACAATCCTAATATAATTACAGAGATGccaaaaatcaaacaaaacattgcaatgaaatgaaatgaaattgaGAACGCGAGTTATTAGATTGAGTACATTGAGAGTCTTAATTAAACTTACTACTAAATATGTTGCACGTGAAAAATATTTGTTATTCTAATTCCAttttggcctaatacacaaataactccctaaacttgtccaaatgttgcaactgcccccctcaactttcaattgtaacaacttaccccttaaacttgtccaattgtaaaacataaccccaaattagaaatttgtttaccccgtacttgaagcaaccgtaaaaacgtttctccggattcgtatcacgctaaAAATTGTTTTAATCTTTACCATATGATTTTAGCAAgtttagatctaacggtgactgaccaaattcacttaaTCACTCACTGATCAAGTGAAAATCACTGTTTATTTTATATGAAATAGTTTATGAGAAGAGAGGTAAAATAACAATTTTATGCTTCAACTTTTTTCTTATGATCAGTTTTTACCTCTGAAGAAATTTAAAGGTTTAAGACTGTATGAGACACTACTGAAGAGTCAAAAGATTTTGACCATTGAAATATAGTGGCTTATTCGGTCTGATTTGAAGATGAGAAGACtaaaattgaaccttaatttgTAGGGTAGGAGGTCAGAATGTGATAATAGTTAAAGCTAACAATAGGTGTGTCATTTTAgatgtgataggttattttaaaagttgagGGTATCAATAAGCAAAACTTGTCAAGTTTAATGTAAATATGCATTATACATAAAAGAAAATCacacaaataaataaactataGGGTATCCAATTTATTAGTTTATAGTTTATTATATTAGAAGGGATGACAACGGGTAGGTAATCGTGGGTAGTGTCAACCCCTAACTCTTatctgtttattttttaattatccatacccgtcccattacccctaacgggtatactttttgcatctcataTCCGTCCCATATTAGTGAATTCACACATGTATTTTGAAGTTTAAAGTTTTGTTTTACTAAATTCTTAGTTCATGAGTCGGATTGAGTCCAACAGGCTCTTGCTTTAAAATACTCAACTTAAACCTAACCAATCTAAATAAACACatctgaaaaatatatatattctttataataaaaatataaaagaaatactttaaaataatatttaataattaatattagtaGACCGGACCGTTCTATTTCTATAAATTCCCTGCACAACCTAAAAATGGTTATTAGATTTGGTAGATATAGGTCAAGGCGGGTTCAATGTAAATTTTCTTTGTCCAAGTGCAGGCCATTAGACGCGAGTCTGGTTAAGTATTCGGGATATGTTAACATGTCTAATTTCTATTAGACATGTTCTTGGGCAAACTCAGCTCTAGCCCAACAGATTTCAGCTTTAAAATGTTTATCTTAAACCTAGCCGTTGTTAATTTAGGTGGGTTTGGATCGGTTGAGTTGGGactttaaaaatcaaatctcaaaccCAATTCAAATAAATCCACCTATATTTGTATGACTTGCAAGCCTGATTGGCAGCCTTTGGTGCCTGAGCTATGTTGGAtctaatataacttttctttGTCTAAGCCGAAGCCATTGAACACGGACTGTATGGTACCCGAATTTGTGAACATGTCTAGTTTCTCTAACAAAAATTTGTAAGAAAAATGAACAGGAAGAACATCCATCAGCTCTGGAATCATTTGAAGGAATGATGAAGCAGGCAGAAGGGAAAAAGATAGTTGTTTTTTTGGATTATGATGGAACTCTTTCCCCAATTGTTGATGACCCTGATCAAGCTTTCATGTCTCCTaaggtttattttttattaatcttcatatatatttatattaaattaaaggagtatatatgtttttcattaattataaattaattaatttatgcaGATGCGTTCAGCTGTTCAACAAGTTGCTTCTCTCTTCCCCACTGCTATTGTTAGTGGAAGGTCTCGTGATAAGGTTAATAAACCTCTCCgtaatatttgttttttaagGTTGTGGCACAGAAGTGATGTAAATAAGAGCgaaaattaaatattagtatattttagAGTGATGTTTGAATTTGGACAACTTTTACCATTGCTATCTTTGGTAATGCTTTTAAATGCTTTGTTTATCATGCACGTATTATAATGGACTATTTTCGTCAATTACTATACCTCGAGTTTAAAATCAACTTAAGAAAATctagttaattaataaatgaattaattggactgttttttatttttaaaaattctgATTTCATCAGGTGAAAGCATTTGTGCAACTTCATAATGTAACCTATGCTGGAAGTCATGGAATGGACATCTCGACCACGACACCTTCTTTTAGTAGTCAGGTATTCGTGTTTTCTTTGGATCATTACGTGTGTGATGTCTCTTGCACAAGATCATCCTGATTCCGTTCTAAACTACTTGAAAATGATTCAATAATGTTTTAGACAAATTAAtgatgattttgtatttttaattaggAAAAGGAAGTTATTTACTTTCAATCAGCAAAAGATTTTTTGCCTACAATTCAAGAGGTAATTATAAACATCtctataatatatatttgattattttttaggTCTCACActaatattaatttttgaaacattattcattatttttaaatgGAAGATACTcaaaattttggaagaaaaaacaaaggtcATCAAAGGTTCCCTCATTGAAGACAATACTTTCTGCATTTCTGTGCATTACAGACGTGTAAATCCTGAGGTAATTAAGCTAATTAcagtaattaaattaattaattaattaacccaACCAAAAATAtgatatatgtttatttatgaAAATTGCAGGAAGTTGATACACTTAAGGAGATTGTGAAATCAATCATGGACGCTTATCCTGCATTTCGCATAAGTGGAGGCAGGAAGGTACTGTTTAATATGATTTTCATTTTctgtaaaaaatttcaaacattaATTGTGTTTTGTCTGATCAGGTTATTGAGATACGACCTCGTATTGATTGGGACAAGGGTCGTGCTTTGCAATACCTGATTCAGAATCTTGGTTTTGGTGACACTAATGATTTGCTCCCTCTATATATTGGAGATGACAAAACTGATGAAGATGCTTTTGAGGTAAACGAGAAAATGATGACCAACTTTAAGATTTAATACCTGATTGCTTAATGATTCAAGAAGGATGATgttattatatgttttttttgagCATATGATGTTATTATATATTAGTCTTAAATTCGAACTTTAGAAATTTAAATGTTTCTTTAATGCATAATCATTATTTattgggataaggtactaaaatatgcctaaggtttttggaaagtaccaatttaggctcaacgttcaaaatagcatcaatataggctcaacgtttacaatataatatcaatttaggcttaacgtttataatatagcatcaatttaggcctcacgtataaaatagtaccaatatagacttaacgtttacaaaataatacgaatttaaacttaacgtttacaaactatatacaatttaagctaaacgtcacaattaaattaaccatattatattatattccaattaactttatatgttatctttttatttagttctattttcttatttatcttgtttgataaagcacttaattgcttaaattaaaatgttaaacacttatttaatttaagtgcatttgataacggttgtttttccaccacttaaattagttaattaagttaaaaaccacttattttgataagtcaaaatatttaacttatcattttaagttaaacattatcaactcatactttttaaaaaattaaatcattcaatattttcagcacttaaaattcagtacttatttcttcagcacttaattttcagttttatcaaacaacacctatcttacatttgtttttcatcaaccattgcATGACTCATAAATTTCATGGCTCatgtaaaataatattgatacatgtcaGTGTTCTAAAattaggagtcatggaatggttgatgaaaaacaaatataagattttaatgggcaagaatactaattaattgtattataataaataagaaaataaaactaaataaaaagataacatataaagttaataggaaaataatataatatggttaatttaattgtgacgtttagcttaacttggatatattttgtaaacgtcaagcttaaattcgtattattttgtaaacgttaagcctatattggtgttattttatacgtgaggcctaaattgatgttatattgtaaacgttaagcctaaattgatattatattgtaaatgttaggcctatattggtgctattttgaatcCACTGCTTTAAAACGTATTTTTATATGCAGTAGAAATTTCGTTAGTTGAAATTTCGTCCTTACAGTGATATCTATAACCTGGTGCTtatgttctttagttgaaattTTGT encodes:
- the LOC136216784 gene encoding probable trehalose-phosphate phosphatase C, which translates into the protein MTKKKRPAVAAEQANTVLAAEEEQELDQHNVDQVQEKADQLNIEQEESSPSHSGESIQADIPPRRRRLVKASEKTVSEPHVQPPTLPDFVIQKPTQDPSEEHPSALESFEGMMKQAEGKKIVVFLDYDGTLSPIVDDPDQAFMSPKMRSAVQQVASLFPTAIVSGRSRDKVKAFVQLHNVTYAGSHGMDISTTTPSFSSQEKEVIYFQSAKDFLPTIQEILKILEEKTKVIKGSLIEDNTFCISVHYRRVNPEEVDTLKEIVKSIMDAYPAFRISGGRKVIEIRPRIDWDKGRALQYLIQNLGFGDTNDLLPLYIGDDKTDEDAFEMITEIGQGYPIIVSSIAKETKATYSLRDTNEVNDFLDQLVNWKKTSSH